The genomic stretch AACCGCACGGAACTGTGAGTCGTATTGCTGCCGGTGGTCAGCGCAAACGACAGGACCACTTCCTCATTTTCCTGCATATCAGGCGCAACGGAGATGCGGAACGGCGCGGCTGCCAGTGCAGTATCGCCCGGCGCAATCACCGGATAGGCACGCGTTCCATTCACCACGGTTACGTCCGTGTTATCCACGGTGAGCACCGCTTGCCCCGCCGCCGAGGTTTGAGTGGTGCCGAAATTGCGCATGGCAACGGACAGGTCAATGATCTCGCCGGGGTTCAGGATGCCGTTGGAATTGCCCTGCGTTCCCCCGCCGTTATCATCATCCAGCGTCAGGCTGGACACCGTAACCATCTCCGCCGCATCCACGCAGGAAATATTGGCAAGGAAAGGTTTGTGGTTATGCTTGGTCACCGTCAGCGTCATCGTACCGGACGTATTCACAGTCACCGGGACATCGGCAAATCCGCCCTCATCCGTAAAGGCCTGCGCGTAGCATTCCGTACCCTTCCAGAGTACCACAAGGGCATCCTGAATGGGCTGGCCTGTAAGGCTATCGGTCACCTGTGGCTGAACGCGGCGGGTGCCGACGTTCACTGTACCGGGAAAGGTCACGTTGAGAATCACCGGCTTTTGCGTCCACATGGACAGCGCCGGATCTCCCATCAAATTGTTCCAGTTGGAGAAATTGACCGCGCCCGCGTCCGACGGGAATGCCGCGTGGAGCTGTACTTTGGCCGCGGACAGCGCAGGCCCGAGATGCTCGATCCCGAGGTTGCAAATACCGTAGATAAGCCCCCCGGCCACGGTATTGTTGAAGTGCACATGCGTATTCCACGTGGCTGTTCCGATGCCGCAGACTCCGCCTTTAGGCGTGGTGCCCTCCGCCGCTCGCAGCCACGATTCCGTGACGGATTCACCCTGCGAATCAAAGTCACCTGTGCCGCAGGTAATGGTCAGACATACCGGCAGGCGCGTGCCGTTACTCGGCGCGTAGGCCGCCGTCGTCTGTATTTCGCCGACGACAGATCCGCGCCAGAAGAAGAAGGCCACGCCCTGATTCAAATGCGACGCGACGACACCTTCATCTACTGAGCCTGAGGTTACAACCGTATCGGCGTTGGGAATACCGGTGAAATGGCGAAACTGCTGGCGGGCCCAGATCATGGTAATCACGTTCGAACTAAGATTGCCGCCGCCGGTTCCGGCATAGAGGAATGCGCGGTGGTACCACGTTGTGTCCGCCATGTAAGGCGTCCGCTCGTAGGAAAGCACCTTGTTGATCACGATCGACATCTGCTGGCCCGAGGTGACGGACAGGCGGCCAATACCGACATCTTCGAGATCATCGCCTCCGGCAAGGAGAGCATATCCGTGATCATACGAGCCGCCATTAGTAGGAATAGCGAACGTCCCCGACACGTCGCCCAGCAGGCAGATGTATTCGAGCGGAGGACTTGAGTTATTGTAGAGATCTTGCGCGCGTGCTATAATATTCGTCGCGCTCCAGGTCGGGCGGGCATCCACCACGACCGAATACCCCGCACGGCGCTTCCATGTCGCCAGCGTGTCGGCCCAGCGGAGCGATACGGAGTCGTTGTGACAGACCAACAGATAGGAGCCGGGCACATTGCTCAAGTCGTCCAGCGTCGCGTCGGAAAGATTCGGGATGAGGTTGCGGTAGACGGCGGCAAAATCCCGCGAAGGCCGGCGGGGATTCAGGAGTTCGTTTTCGCCGGGAGTGTCATTCGCCACAACATTGGCCTCAAGGCGGCGATAGATGCGCGCCTGATGAGTGACGGGATTGACCTGCACGGGGTACAGCGTTACCGCCACGACCCGGACATCGCGCCAGATCATCGGTGAAGTCATCACGGCGACATCCCGAGGATACCACTCGTTTTTCCCGTACTGTAGCGCGTCCTTGACCAACTGATTCGGAAACGTGCCATCGTCCGGCTGGACTGGATAGGCATTGTAATTCTCCACCAGTTCGTACTCCGCGGCGGTGATTTCCAGTGTCACGGAGCCGGTGTTGGGAATGTGGTAGAACCGGGAGACCTGTGGCACCGTTGGCGTACCGCTCGCCTGACTGAGGGGTTCTCCCAGCACGACCGGAATCTGGTAGGTCTCGAAGTTCACCGTCGAATCGATGACGATGATTTCGGGATTCACCAACCGGATAGATGTCCGCTGGATGTTGTCCGACGAGACGGCGAGGCTGGGGTTCATGTGCGAAAAATCCACCTCGCCGAGCGGGAGTGCGCCGGTCGAAGCCACGATGTGACCTGACAGGCACAGCAGTGCCACCAAAGTACAAAGCTGTCTAACAGTGTGTTTCATGGCGGGTCCCCATACAAGTTGATGTGGTGATCGGAAGAATGGCGTGCATGCAAAGCGGGATAGGCAGTCCGGGAAAGCCTGGCATTAGCTATTCTATAGCTTGCAAAATCCGGGGCAACGACCTTAAGACAAAAATATCAATTAGTTGCGATGGGTTTTCCGTGCGCACATGTGCAATAAGCCACATTCATCCGTGCAGACCTTGCATGGTGGGGGCAGGAGTGAAGAGATAGCGGGACATAATGAGGGATAGCTGACAACGGTAGACGATGTTGAGGCGTGGAGCATTGCTTCCGGAGATGAAGGCGGAAGTTTTTCGCGTTAGCCACGATTTCGATTGAAATCGTTAAATTGCCGCAGTATATTACGGGTTAGCTACACCCAAAGTCCTCCGTGGATATTAAGCACGGTGCCGTTAACGTAGGAAGCCCGGTCGGAGACGAGGAACGCCACTGCGTCACCGATGTTCGCAGGAGTGCCGACGCGCCCGAGGGGCACTTCGTGGGGCATCCATTCCCGCATTCGCGGGGTCATGGAATCGTTTTCGATGTAGCCCGGGTTGACCACGTTGACGCGGATGCCCTTGGTTCCCAGGTCGCGGGCCAAGGTCAGAGCCAGAATCACCACGCCGGTTTTAGCAATGGAGTAGGTACAGGATTCGCTTTGAGATCCAACTCGCTCGGCATTCGGCGCGCCAATAAAGATGATATTGCCACCGGCTTCGCCGCGGTCGAACAGTGTGACGGCTTCCCGTGCCACAAGAAAAGCGCTCGTAAGATTGGCCGTAATCATCAGGTTCCATTCCTCGACCGACATCTTCAATACCTTGCGCACGAGGAACGGGCCGACATTATTAACCAGAATATCGAGGTGACCGAACTCGGTTACAATGTTCTTGAACATATCGTGAACCTGAACGGGATCGCACACATCTGCCTTGGCCAGCAACACGCGCCGGCCCATTCCCCGGATCCAATCGGCGACCTCATGCGCCGCATCTTCCCGTTCCAGATAGTTGATCACCAGATCGGCTCCATCCTGGGCAAGTTTCAGCGCAATACCGCGGCCGATTCCGCGCGCACCGCCGGTAACAAGGGCGACTTTCCCTGCAAGCTCTTGGGCGTTGACCATAATTTTGAACTCCGTAAGGCAAATACCTGACTGCAATGCTCTCGGCCGGGCATCACCGGCAAACATCAGGAGACCGGCAATGAAGAAACTCCTACTTGGCGTACTGCTGCTCTTGGCTGTGCTGTCACTCCAGGCGATTGCGCAGACCGAGTATGCTCTCTTCGACACCACTGCGACCGACACCTTTGAGTTCTGGTTGCGGACGCCAGTGAACTATGATCGAACGCATCCACCCGCCATTCTCGTCTGGTGGCACGGGTATGGAGCCAACTCGCTGGAACTGCGGGCAACCAACTTTCCCGCTCTGTGCGATGAGCGCGGCTGGATGGCGGCATCGATCCGCGGGCCGTTTGATGGAAAGCACTACCAGGGACGCCGGGGGCAGCATCAGATGGATTCCATGCTGACGTGGGCTATGGACACTGCCCCTTTCAGCATGGACTCGATCTATATGGCAGGAAGCTCGATGGGCGCCGCGGCAGGCCTGGTCTGGCACAACAACCATTGCGGAATCCATGATTTCATGCCGGCAGCCGTGGTCGGTGGATCACCCATTCTGGACTGCGAACTGCGGCAACAGCAGTATGTCGATTCCGGTCACACGCTGGATGCCATGCGGGCGGTATTTGGCGGTTTCCCGTGGGACAGCGACAGCATCGCTCATGAGTATCACCGGGCCAGCGCCATTCGCATTTCGGATACTCTTGAATCCATGCACTTCAACGCCCTGCATTTGCCCGCCTACAATACATGGGGCACTTCGGACAACGCCTGGAATGCAGAGTGGTTTGCCTATGGCAGGCCCGCTCAGGCTCTGGATTCGCTGCGCCGCGCTGATCATGCCGACACGACAAAGACCTTCTGCTCCGGCATTAACGCGCACGGATACCCGGTGCTTTATCAGGATTCGGTGATGATGTGGCTCAGTGGCTTCCGCGCTAACCGGTATCCGGACAACATCTCCATCAATGCGGATGAATACGACGAGTACTATTGGACCAAGGCCAGCCTTGACACTCAGCGGTTCACCATGGGGCGGTACGGCGCGGTAAAAGATTCCGCCCATAAACGGCTGGACATCAATCTTGTGCGCAATGTTGCCGCCTTGGACGTCGAATTCCTGTTTCCGTGGGGACGGTTCGATACGCTGAACGGCCACTGGATTAACCGTGACTCGGTCGCCATTCCGCACGCGACCATCCAACTGACCAGTGTTCCCGCCGTGCGCGAAGTTCGCCGCAACGGAGCAACCTGGGCGTTCACTTATGCCAATGATACGCTGACAGTAGTGATTCCGGGCAGCGGTGATTACACGGTCATCTTCCAGCCGAACGCCGCGGACAGGCCCACCGCCTTGCAGCCGCTGGAAATCGCCCTTTCCGCCGCGTATCCCAACCCGTTCAATTCGCAGATGGTGCTGGAGATTCAGAGCAATATTTCCGCCCGACGGGAAATCCGGTTGTTCGACGTTACGGGGCGGCTGGCAAAGACGATCATGGCGAACCTGAACCCCGGAACGCAGCGGATCATGTTGTCGGGTGACGGGCTCTCCTCGGGCATCTACTTTGTGTCGATACCGGGAACGCATCAGGCGCCCGCGAAGATCGTATTGCTCAAATAGGAAATCAGGATTCGATGCGACAGATTCTTCTGCCGTTTGCGCTGGTGTTGGTTACGGGCTGTGTCCTTTGGGCGCAGCCCGTGCCCATTGACACCTTTTTGGTCCTTGCCGAAGGAGACACCGACCGTTTCTGGATGCAAGTCCCGGACCAGTACGCTTCATCTGCGCCCCCGGCGATACTCATCTGGTGGCACCAATTGGGCGGCACACAGTATGAGATGCGGGACTACACCCGCTTCGATGATCTGGCGAATCAGCACGGCTGGATCGCCGCGTCGCACTTCGGCCCCAATGACCGCCATTGGGATACGCGGAAGGCTCAGGATCACTGCCGCGCCATGCTCGACTGGATCATGCAGCGCTATCCCTTCAGCAGGGATTCCATCTACATGATCGGGGGTTCCATGGGCGGCGCGGCGGGGCAGGTCTGGCACAACAACCATTGCGGGATTTCGGACTACCTGATTGCCGCCAGCGCAGGGGGCTCCCAGATCCTCGATTGCCAACTGCGCCAGGAGCAGTACCTCGCGTCAGGTGACACCAACCGTTCGATGCGCACCGCCTTCGGTGGCGTGCCGGGAGACCCGGACTCCGCCGCATTTCTGTATGAGTACCACCGCTACAGCGCGGTGCATCTGCGGGATACCACTCAGTCCATGCACTTCAACAGCCTGCATCTGCCGGTCTACAATACGTGGGGCAGCACAGACTTCGAATGGCAGGCGTACGGATATCCCGCGCAAGCGTGGGATACGCTCCGAATCAACAGTTCCGCAGATACAACCGTCTGCCAACCGTCGGGAATCCCCGGTCATGGCTTGGAAGTGCTCACTCAGGACAGCGTGGTGCGCTGGCTGTCAGGATTCTCGGTTAACCGCTTCCCCAGAGATCTGTCGATC from bacterium encodes the following:
- a CDS encoding SDR family oxidoreductase, producing MVNAQELAGKVALVTGGARGIGRGIALKLAQDGADLVINYLEREDAAHEVADWIRGMGRRVLLAKADVCDPVQVHDMFKNIVTEFGHLDILVNNVGPFLVRKVLKMSVEEWNLMITANLTSAFLVAREAVTLFDRGEAGGNIIFIGAPNAERVGSQSESCTYSIAKTGVVILALTLARDLGTKGIRVNVVNPGYIENDSMTPRMREWMPHEVPLGRVGTPANIGDAVAFLVSDRASYVNGTVLNIHGGLWV
- a CDS encoding T9SS type A sorting domain-containing protein, which produces MKKLLLGVLLLLAVLSLQAIAQTEYALFDTTATDTFEFWLRTPVNYDRTHPPAILVWWHGYGANSLELRATNFPALCDERGWMAASIRGPFDGKHYQGRRGQHQMDSMLTWAMDTAPFSMDSIYMAGSSMGAAAGLVWHNNHCGIHDFMPAAVVGGSPILDCELRQQQYVDSGHTLDAMRAVFGGFPWDSDSIAHEYHRASAIRISDTLESMHFNALHLPAYNTWGTSDNAWNAEWFAYGRPAQALDSLRRADHADTTKTFCSGINAHGYPVLYQDSVMMWLSGFRANRYPDNISINADEYDEYYWTKASLDTQRFTMGRYGAVKDSAHKRLDINLVRNVAALDVEFLFPWGRFDTLNGHWINRDSVAIPHATIQLTSVPAVREVRRNGATWAFTYANDTLTVVIPGSGDYTVIFQPNAADRPTALQPLEIALSAAYPNPFNSQMVLEIQSNISARREIRLFDVTGRLAKTIMANLNPGTQRIMLSGDGLSSGIYFVSIPGTHQAPAKIVLLK
- a CDS encoding T9SS type A sorting domain-containing protein: MRQILLPFALVLVTGCVLWAQPVPIDTFLVLAEGDTDRFWMQVPDQYASSAPPAILIWWHQLGGTQYEMRDYTRFDDLANQHGWIAASHFGPNDRHWDTRKAQDHCRAMLDWIMQRYPFSRDSIYMIGGSMGGAAGQVWHNNHCGISDYLIAASAGGSQILDCQLRQEQYLASGDTNRSMRTAFGGVPGDPDSAAFLYEYHRYSAVHLRDTTQSMHFNSLHLPVYNTWGSTDFEWQAYGYPAQAWDTLRINSSADTTVCQPSGIPGHGLEVLTQDSVVRWLSGFSVNRFPRDLSINADEDDEYYWTRVTLASHEHTFGRYGATQDFAGRRLDIHLLRNIASVEIEFAFPWPDFDSLSGIWQNDDSSATPTITVTLRDVPAIRSVQGPDGEPVPFSYMYPTATIAVGHSGHYSVLFEPQRVEPRGAATPAEMRLVSAYPNPFNSQITLEIECSGAVRQAIRIYDITGRAVKTVEVALNPGVQRVMVSGEGLASGVYFVATGRNGQSPLKIVLLK